CATAACTGGGGCATGATAACAACTATGAGTCCAACAGTTAGGAATGCCACCATTTACTGTCTTTATGAAAATGGTATCCTTtaacatgttatggaagctcTTTGTAGTTGTGGCCTTCGAGCTCTCTGCCACTGTCACCTCTACTGATATATCCCAGGAGCAATTCAAAGACCTAGTGGAGAGCAGATTCTCCGTCAAGGTAGCAGAACATGGCACGGAGTCTCAAAATGTACTAAAACCGAGGGAGACTGATACTGAGGGGGAAGAACCACCTATGTTTTCTGtggaatggtatctgttacccaaGCCAGAAAACAGAGCATGTCTGCTTGAGAAATTGCCATTTGATATGGCCAAAGACGTTCCAGAAGACTGCGATGAACCAATAGATGCCGCACTGgaaaaacgtattaggAAGTTTTTCTCGTTGAGAGGTTTGATATTCACAAGTATGAGCTCATATCCTGGACTTGAAACCAATAACGTTGACCAGCCAAATAAGGCATCCTTCGTAAGCAGATTGTTCGGTAAGAAAGGGGAACATGACACCAAACCTCATGAGATACCCCAACCAATAAATACTGAAACTGAAGAAAATACTGATCCAGAAGAGCCACCTAGGtactctgttgaatggcaTTTATTACCAAAGCAGGAAAATAGAGATGCCCTACGTTATTTCATGCCATGGTATATCTCAATTTCTGTGCCAAAAGATtgtaatgaaccaatagGACCTTATTTAgaaaaacgtattaggAAGTACTTCTCATTGAATATTGTGGACTGGTTTTTGTTACCCTTTCCAGAAAATAGAGCTGCCTTACGTAAAGCGTTACCAAGCGATATAGCAGAAGACGTTCCAGAGGACTGCAACAAGCGAATGTGGTGTGGACTAGAGGAATATATTCAGAAGTTTTTTGCGTTGTATGCCGCTACATGGTACATGCTACCAGAGCCGGAAAGTAGAAATGCCTTACGTTATGTCTTGCCAAAGGATTTAGCTGACAAGGTACCGGAggactgtaatgaaccTATAGAGACCGAAGTGGAAAAACGTGTTAGGAAGTATATCTCAGAGGCTTTCCAACAGCAGAGATTACACTATTCATGGTCATATGCAGGCAGTTCGTAAATCACAAATGTTGGAACACCTTTGGTGAATAAGAAGTTATCATAATGTcacaatacatggacatGTTTACTACAATGCTATACTACATATCCTCTATTACTCTACAGTACCTATACATAGGA
This is a stretch of genomic DNA from Babesia bovis T2Bo chromosome 1, whole genome shotgun sequence. It encodes these proteins:
- a CDS encoding SmORF protein (Small Open Reading Frame (SmORF)) — translated: MPPFTVFMKMVSFNMLWKLFVVVAFELSATVTSTDISQEQFKDLVESRFSVKVAEHGTESQNVLKPRETDTEGEEPPMFSVEWYLLPKPENRACLLEKLPFDMAKDVPEDCDEPIDAALEKRIRKFFSLRGLIFTSMSSYPGLETNNVDQPNKASFVSRLFGKKGEHDTKPHEIPQPINTETEENTDPEEPPRYSVEWHLLPKQENRDALRYFMPWYISISVPKDCNEPIGPYLEKRIRKYFSLNIVDWFLLPFPENRAALRKALPSDIAEDVPEDCNKRMWCGLEEYIQKFFALYAATWYMLPEPESRNALRYVLPKDLADKVPEDCNEPIETEVEKRVRKYISEAFQQQRLHYSWSYAGSS